A genomic window from Macaca mulatta isolate MMU2019108-1 chromosome 19, T2T-MMU8v2.0, whole genome shotgun sequence includes:
- the ARRDC2 gene encoding arrestin domain-containing protein 2 isoform X3, translating to MRPGGVRSFALELARGPGGAYRGGERLCGRVLLEAAAPLRVRALEVKARGGAATHWLEGRSVGVNALSSDYAAAETYLRRRQLLLRDTGETTTLPPGRHEFLFSFQLPPNLVTSFEGKHGSVRYCIKATLHRPWVPARRARKVFTVIEPVDINTPALLAPQAGAREKVARSWYCNRGLVSLSAKIDRKGYTPGEVIPIFAEIDNSSTRPVLPRAAVVQTQTFMARGARKQKRAVVASLAGEPVGPGQRALWQGRALRIPPVGPSILHCRVLHVDYALKVCVDIPGTSKLLLELPLVIGTIPLHPFGSRSSSVGSHASFLLDWRLGALPERPEAPPEYSEVVADTEVAALGQSPFPLPQDPEMSLEGPFFAYIQEFRYRPPPLYSEEDPNPPSGAMRPRCMTC from the exons ATGCGCCCTGGGGGCGTGCGCAGCTTCGCGCTGGAGCTGGCGCGGGGCCCGGGCGGCGCCTACCGCGGCGGGGAGCGGCTGTGCGGCCGGGTGCTGCTGGAGGCGGCGGCGCCGCTGCGGGTGCGAGCGCTCGAGGTGAAGGCGCGCGGTGGGGCGGCCACCCACTGGCTGGAGGGTCGCAGCGTGGGTGTCAACGCCTTATCCAGCGACTACGCGGCCGCCGAGACCTACCTGCGGCGTCGGCAGCTGCTGCTCCGAG ATACTGGGGAGACCACCACGCTGCCTCCTGGGCGCCATGAGTTCCTGTTCAGCTTCCAGCTGCCCCC GAACCTGGTGACATCCTTCGAGGGCAAACATGGTAGTGTCCGCTACTGTATCAAGGCAACCCTGCACCGGCCCTGGGTCCCAGCACGCCGGGCAAGGAAGGTGTTCACTGTCATCGAGCCTGTGGATATCAACACGCCAGCCCTGCTG GCACCTCAAGCGGGGGCTCGGGAAAAGGTTGCCCGATCCTGGTACTGTAACCGTGGCCTCGTCTCCCTTTCGGCCAAGATCGACCGGAAGGGCTACACCCCAG GAGAGGTCATCCCCATCTTTGCCGAGATCGACAACAGCTCCACACGTCCTGTGCTGCCTCGGGCAGCCGTGGTGCAGACACAGACGTTCATGGCCCGAGGCGCCCGAAAGCAGAAACGGGCGGTGGTGGCCAGCCTCGCAGGAGAGCCGGTGGGCCCCGGGCAGCGGGCGCTGTGGCAGGGCCGGGCACTGCGGATCCCCCCAGTAGGTCCTTCCATCCTGCACTGCCGTGTTCTGCATGTGGACTATGCACTCAAG GTCTGTGTGGATATCCCGGGAACGTCCAAGCTGCTGCTGGAGCTGCCACTGGTGATTGGCACCATTCCCTTGCACCCTTTTGGCAGCCGTTCTTCCAGCGTGGGCAGCCACGCCAGCTTCCTGCTGGACTGGAGGCTGGGGGCCTTGCCGGAGCGGCCTGAGG CTCCACCTGAGTACTCGGAGGTGGTAGCCGACACTGAGGTGGCAGCCTTGGGGCAGAGCCCCTTCCCACTCCCGCAGGACCCCGAAATGAGCCTTGAAGGCCCATTCTTCGCCTACATCCAAGAGTTCCGCTACCGCCCACCACCCCTGTACTCTGAG GAGGATCCAAACCCACCCTCAGGGGCCATGAGGCCGCGCTGCATGACTTGCTGA
- the ARRDC2 gene encoding arrestin domain-containing protein 2 isoform X4 — protein MRPGGVRSFALELARGPGGAYRGGERLCGRVLLEAAAPLRVRALEVKARGGAATHWLEGRSVGVNALSSDYAAAETYLRRRQLLLRDTGETTTLPPGRHEFLFSFQLPPNLVTSFEGKHGSVRYCIKATLHRPWVPARRARKVFTVIEPVDINTPALLAPQAGAREKVARSWYCNRGLVSLSAKIDRKGYTPGEVIPIFAEIDNSSTRPVLPRAAVVQTQTFMARGARKQKRAVVASLAGEPVGPGQRALWQGRALRIPPVGPSILHCRVLHVDYALKVCVDIPGTSKLLLELPLVIGTIPLHPFGSRSSSVGSHASFLLDWRLGALPERPEAPPEYSEVVADTEVAALGQSPFPLPQDPEMSLEGPFFAYIQEFRYRPPPLYSEDPNPPSGAMRPRCMTC, from the exons ATGCGCCCTGGGGGCGTGCGCAGCTTCGCGCTGGAGCTGGCGCGGGGCCCGGGCGGCGCCTACCGCGGCGGGGAGCGGCTGTGCGGCCGGGTGCTGCTGGAGGCGGCGGCGCCGCTGCGGGTGCGAGCGCTCGAGGTGAAGGCGCGCGGTGGGGCGGCCACCCACTGGCTGGAGGGTCGCAGCGTGGGTGTCAACGCCTTATCCAGCGACTACGCGGCCGCCGAGACCTACCTGCGGCGTCGGCAGCTGCTGCTCCGAG ATACTGGGGAGACCACCACGCTGCCTCCTGGGCGCCATGAGTTCCTGTTCAGCTTCCAGCTGCCCCC GAACCTGGTGACATCCTTCGAGGGCAAACATGGTAGTGTCCGCTACTGTATCAAGGCAACCCTGCACCGGCCCTGGGTCCCAGCACGCCGGGCAAGGAAGGTGTTCACTGTCATCGAGCCTGTGGATATCAACACGCCAGCCCTGCTG GCACCTCAAGCGGGGGCTCGGGAAAAGGTTGCCCGATCCTGGTACTGTAACCGTGGCCTCGTCTCCCTTTCGGCCAAGATCGACCGGAAGGGCTACACCCCAG GAGAGGTCATCCCCATCTTTGCCGAGATCGACAACAGCTCCACACGTCCTGTGCTGCCTCGGGCAGCCGTGGTGCAGACACAGACGTTCATGGCCCGAGGCGCCCGAAAGCAGAAACGGGCGGTGGTGGCCAGCCTCGCAGGAGAGCCGGTGGGCCCCGGGCAGCGGGCGCTGTGGCAGGGCCGGGCACTGCGGATCCCCCCAGTAGGTCCTTCCATCCTGCACTGCCGTGTTCTGCATGTGGACTATGCACTCAAG GTCTGTGTGGATATCCCGGGAACGTCCAAGCTGCTGCTGGAGCTGCCACTGGTGATTGGCACCATTCCCTTGCACCCTTTTGGCAGCCGTTCTTCCAGCGTGGGCAGCCACGCCAGCTTCCTGCTGGACTGGAGGCTGGGGGCCTTGCCGGAGCGGCCTGAGG CTCCACCTGAGTACTCGGAGGTGGTAGCCGACACTGAGGTGGCAGCCTTGGGGCAGAGCCCCTTCCCACTCCCGCAGGACCCCGAAATGAGCCTTGAAGGCCCATTCTTCGCCTACATCCAAGAGTTCCGCTACCGCCCACCACCCCTGTACTCTGAG GATCCAAACCCACCCTCAGGGGCCATGAGGCCGCGCTGCATGACTTGCTGA
- the ARRDC2 gene encoding arrestin domain-containing protein 2 isoform X1 → MLFDKVKAFSVQLDGATAGAEPVFSGGQAVAGRVLLELASAVRVGALRLRARGRAHVHWTESRSAGSSTAYTQSYSERVEVVSHRATLLAPDTGETTTLPPGRHEFLFSFQLPPNLVTSFEGKHGSVRYCIKATLHRPWVPARRARKVFTVIEPVDINTPALLAPQAGAREKVARSWYCNRGLVSLSAKIDRKGYTPGEVIPIFAEIDNSSTRPVLPRAAVVQTQTFMARGARKQKRAVVASLAGEPVGPGQRALWQGRALRIPPVGPSILHCRVLHVDYALKVCVDIPGTSKLLLELPLVIGTIPLHPFGSRSSSVGSHASFLLDWRLGALPERPEAPPEYSEVVADTEVAALGQSPFPLPQDPEMSLEGPFFAYIQEFRYRPPPLYSEEDPNPPSGAMRPRCMTC, encoded by the exons ATGCTATTCGACAAGGTGAAAGCGTTCTCGGTGCAATTGGACGGTGCGACCGCGGGCGCCGAGCCCGTGTTCAGCGGCGGCCAGGCCGTGGCGGGCCGGGTGCTGCTGGAGCTGGCAAGCGCCGTACGCGTGGGTGCCCTGAGGCTGCGCGCGCGGGGCCGCGCCCATGTGCACTGGACCGAGTCGCGCAGCGCGGGCTCGAGCACGGCTTACACGCAGAGCTACAGTGAGCGCGTGGaggtcgtgagccaccgtgccacgCTCCTGGCGCCAG ATACTGGGGAGACCACCACGCTGCCTCCTGGGCGCCATGAGTTCCTGTTCAGCTTCCAGCTGCCCCC GAACCTGGTGACATCCTTCGAGGGCAAACATGGTAGTGTCCGCTACTGTATCAAGGCAACCCTGCACCGGCCCTGGGTCCCAGCACGCCGGGCAAGGAAGGTGTTCACTGTCATCGAGCCTGTGGATATCAACACGCCAGCCCTGCTG GCACCTCAAGCGGGGGCTCGGGAAAAGGTTGCCCGATCCTGGTACTGTAACCGTGGCCTCGTCTCCCTTTCGGCCAAGATCGACCGGAAGGGCTACACCCCAG GAGAGGTCATCCCCATCTTTGCCGAGATCGACAACAGCTCCACACGTCCTGTGCTGCCTCGGGCAGCCGTGGTGCAGACACAGACGTTCATGGCCCGAGGCGCCCGAAAGCAGAAACGGGCGGTGGTGGCCAGCCTCGCAGGAGAGCCGGTGGGCCCCGGGCAGCGGGCGCTGTGGCAGGGCCGGGCACTGCGGATCCCCCCAGTAGGTCCTTCCATCCTGCACTGCCGTGTTCTGCATGTGGACTATGCACTCAAG GTCTGTGTGGATATCCCGGGAACGTCCAAGCTGCTGCTGGAGCTGCCACTGGTGATTGGCACCATTCCCTTGCACCCTTTTGGCAGCCGTTCTTCCAGCGTGGGCAGCCACGCCAGCTTCCTGCTGGACTGGAGGCTGGGGGCCTTGCCGGAGCGGCCTGAGG CTCCACCTGAGTACTCGGAGGTGGTAGCCGACACTGAGGTGGCAGCCTTGGGGCAGAGCCCCTTCCCACTCCCGCAGGACCCCGAAATGAGCCTTGAAGGCCCATTCTTCGCCTACATCCAAGAGTTCCGCTACCGCCCACCACCCCTGTACTCTGAG GAGGATCCAAACCCACCCTCAGGGGCCATGAGGCCGCGCTGCATGACTTGCTGA
- the ARRDC2 gene encoding arrestin domain-containing protein 2 isoform X2, which translates to MLFDKVKAFSVQLDGATAGAEPVFSGGQAVAGRVLLELASAVRVGALRLRARGRAHVHWTESRSAGSSTAYTQSYSERVEVVSHRATLLAPDTGETTTLPPGRHEFLFSFQLPPNLVTSFEGKHGSVRYCIKATLHRPWVPARRARKVFTVIEPVDINTPALLAPQAGAREKVARSWYCNRGLVSLSAKIDRKGYTPGEVIPIFAEIDNSSTRPVLPRAAVVQTQTFMARGARKQKRAVVASLAGEPVGPGQRALWQGRALRIPPVGPSILHCRVLHVDYALKVCVDIPGTSKLLLELPLVIGTIPLHPFGSRSSSVGSHASFLLDWRLGALPERPEAPPEYSEVVADTEVAALGQSPFPLPQDPEMSLEGPFFAYIQEFRYRPPPLYSEDPNPPSGAMRPRCMTC; encoded by the exons ATGCTATTCGACAAGGTGAAAGCGTTCTCGGTGCAATTGGACGGTGCGACCGCGGGCGCCGAGCCCGTGTTCAGCGGCGGCCAGGCCGTGGCGGGCCGGGTGCTGCTGGAGCTGGCAAGCGCCGTACGCGTGGGTGCCCTGAGGCTGCGCGCGCGGGGCCGCGCCCATGTGCACTGGACCGAGTCGCGCAGCGCGGGCTCGAGCACGGCTTACACGCAGAGCTACAGTGAGCGCGTGGaggtcgtgagccaccgtgccacgCTCCTGGCGCCAG ATACTGGGGAGACCACCACGCTGCCTCCTGGGCGCCATGAGTTCCTGTTCAGCTTCCAGCTGCCCCC GAACCTGGTGACATCCTTCGAGGGCAAACATGGTAGTGTCCGCTACTGTATCAAGGCAACCCTGCACCGGCCCTGGGTCCCAGCACGCCGGGCAAGGAAGGTGTTCACTGTCATCGAGCCTGTGGATATCAACACGCCAGCCCTGCTG GCACCTCAAGCGGGGGCTCGGGAAAAGGTTGCCCGATCCTGGTACTGTAACCGTGGCCTCGTCTCCCTTTCGGCCAAGATCGACCGGAAGGGCTACACCCCAG GAGAGGTCATCCCCATCTTTGCCGAGATCGACAACAGCTCCACACGTCCTGTGCTGCCTCGGGCAGCCGTGGTGCAGACACAGACGTTCATGGCCCGAGGCGCCCGAAAGCAGAAACGGGCGGTGGTGGCCAGCCTCGCAGGAGAGCCGGTGGGCCCCGGGCAGCGGGCGCTGTGGCAGGGCCGGGCACTGCGGATCCCCCCAGTAGGTCCTTCCATCCTGCACTGCCGTGTTCTGCATGTGGACTATGCACTCAAG GTCTGTGTGGATATCCCGGGAACGTCCAAGCTGCTGCTGGAGCTGCCACTGGTGATTGGCACCATTCCCTTGCACCCTTTTGGCAGCCGTTCTTCCAGCGTGGGCAGCCACGCCAGCTTCCTGCTGGACTGGAGGCTGGGGGCCTTGCCGGAGCGGCCTGAGG CTCCACCTGAGTACTCGGAGGTGGTAGCCGACACTGAGGTGGCAGCCTTGGGGCAGAGCCCCTTCCCACTCCCGCAGGACCCCGAAATGAGCCTTGAAGGCCCATTCTTCGCCTACATCCAAGAGTTCCGCTACCGCCCACCACCCCTGTACTCTGAG GATCCAAACCCACCCTCAGGGGCCATGAGGCCGCGCTGCATGACTTGCTGA